The following are encoded together in the Parabacteroides chongii genome:
- a CDS encoding radical SAM-associated putative lipoprotein has product MNKTNHFFLTFTNKMLAGLLSLLGFSLAACDKIGTVEYGCPHADYTIKGKVVNNQGDPIPDIQIEIRDSIPESAWAHSDTVYSDSNGEFLWKKGDFPGMTYQLISKDIDEEENGGKFATNNSYVSFRNADFKGGGTWYEGAATMETKITLTPYVDTHKVPHALYTIHGQVTGDDGYPIAGIVISSSPSLLSNVPDKISDYLAITNGNGMYSFTCDLETIEEYTIETELLKGYWNSNPYEMKSEMINFAEIELSGGKGMLIGKGSKEVNFTLKRK; this is encoded by the coding sequence ATGAATAAAACAAATCATTTCTTTCTGACCTTCACAAACAAAATGTTGGCCGGATTATTGAGCCTCCTGGGTTTCTCGTTGGCTGCTTGTGACAAAATAGGAACAGTAGAATACGGATGCCCCCATGCCGATTACACGATCAAAGGAAAGGTGGTGAATAACCAGGGCGACCCGATCCCTGACATACAGATAGAGATCAGAGATTCTATTCCGGAAAGTGCCTGGGCGCACAGTGATACGGTCTACAGCGATTCCAACGGAGAATTTCTGTGGAAAAAAGGAGATTTTCCGGGAATGACTTACCAGTTGATATCCAAGGATATCGATGAAGAAGAAAATGGCGGGAAATTCGCTACCAACAACTCATATGTCTCATTCAGGAATGCAGACTTTAAAGGAGGAGGCACCTGGTATGAAGGAGCAGCCACGATGGAAACCAAAATAACACTCACGCCATACGTCGATACCCACAAAGTTCCCCACGCCCTTTATACGATTCACGGACAAGTTACAGGCGACGACGGCTATCCGATAGCGGGTATAGTCATCAGCAGTAGCCCTTCCCTGCTGTCGAATGTTCCGGACAAGATATCCGATTACCTTGCCATTACGAACGGGAATGGAATGTACAGTTTCACGTGCGACCTGGAGACAATAGAAGAATATACAATCGAAACTGAACTTTTAAAAGGATACTGGAATTCCAATCCCTATGAAATGAAATCAGAAATGATTAACTTTGCAGAGATAGAACTATCAGGAGGAAAAGGGATGCTGATCGGAAAAGGATCGAAAGAAGTAAACTTCACTCTGAAAAGGAAATAA